The DNA sequence TGTGGTCCAAAAGGTCTAAAAGTTTAAAACTGGGATTTAAAACTGGAAATATaccaaattgttatttttttattaaaacaaagttatgatatatttaagattctgcactatttattGCTCACTTATTAAATTTATCACATTGTTAACTCTTGTACAAAAGACAAAGCCAATTTATATGCAACATCACAAAATGCTCATTGAAACATTCCTGTCATTCCTGTCAACATTTCTGGCATGTCCCTCAAAAGTGGGGAATACCAATTTCTTGAATgcaaatatttttaattcaatttttcaCTCGAATCGttgtgctgataatataatttgtaataaacatgtaattaatttaaaaaaaaaaaaaaaaagcaaaattaatGCTAGCGGACTTTAGGGCTCTACTGTATGCACTGCGAAACATAATTTTCttaatgagtatttttgtcttgttttccagtaaaaatatcagatttttaaAACAAGACATATTTACAAGCAAATAGGCAAAATATATTAAGTCTTATCTTTAGAGAAATCTGACCAAATTTAgtaaactttatgcttaaaacaagaaaaacttatctaccaatggggtaagaaaaataaacttgtttttcctttgaaataagtttatttttcttaccccattggcaaaaagtttttcttgttttaagcttaaacctcactaaatttaattagatttctctgaaacaagacaaaataacttatgccattttgcttgtcaagtaaatttatcttgcaagaatgtttcgatatttttactggaaaacatttCAGAAGTACTCATTCAGAAAATGATTTTTCCAGTGTTTTTACAGAAATTTGCAAGCATCAGATTCATAGACTGTTTAGTACAAActatctgtccttgtttataggTGGGAAGTATGTTCCCCGTGCCATCTTGGTGGATCTGGAGCCCGGCACAATGGACTCAGTTCGCTCTGGACCCTTTGGACAGATATTTAGACCTGATAACTTTGTGTTTGGTATGCAATTTATCAATATTTTTCTACATTATTTTCACCCTATACTGGTGCGATAATGTTTTGCTTTGAAATGAATGGAAATAGTACAACATTTGTTTAACATTGCATTTATATTGTCATTTTGGTAGGTCAGAGTGGTGCTGGAAACAACTGGGCCAAAGGTCACTACACAGAAGGAGCAGAGCTGGTGGACTCCGTACTAGATGTTGTTCGCAAGGAAGCCGAAAGCTGTGACTGCCTGCAGGGCTTCCAGCTCACGCACTCCCTGGGTGGAGGCACTGGATCCGGCATGGGCACCCTCCTCATCAGCAAGATCCGTGAAGAGTACCCCGACCGTATCATGAACACATTCAGCGTGGTCCCCTCACCCAAGGTGTCTGATACCGTGGTGGAGCCCTACAACGCCACCCTGTCTGTCCACCAGCTAGTGGAGAACACTGACGAAACCTACTGCATCGACAACGAGGCTCTCTACGATATCTGCTTCCGCACACTCAAACTCACCACACCGACTTACGGCGACCTCAACCATCTTGTCTCGGCCACGATGAGTGGCGTGACCACTTGCCTCCGCTTCCCCGGCCAACTCAACGCTGACCTCCGCAAACTGGCTGTCAACATGGTGCCCTTCCCCCGTCTGCACTTCTTCATGCCAGGCTTCGCTCCACTCACCAGCAGAGGCAGTCAGCAGTACCGCTCCCTCTCCGTGCCTGAACTCACACAGCAGATGTTTGACGCCAAGAACATGATGGCCGCCTGCGACCCGCGTCATGGCCGCTACCTGACTGTGGCCGCTGTGTTCCGTGGACGCATGTCCATGAAGGAGGTGGACGAGCAGATGCTCAACGTCCAGAACAAAAACAGTAGCTACTTCGTTGAGTGGATCCCCAACAATGTCAAGACCGCCGTTTGTGACATTCCACCCCGTGGGCTAAAAATGGCCGCCACCTTCATCGGCAACAGCACGGCCATCCAGGAGCTCTTCAAACGCATCTCCGAGCAGTTCACCGCTATGTTCCGTCGTAAAGCTTTCCTGCACTGGTACACTGGAGAAGGTATGGATGAGATGGAGTTCACCGAAGCCGAGAGCAACATGAACGACCTGGTGTCCGAGTATCAGCAGTACCAGGACGCCACTGCCGAAGAGGGCGAGTTTGAAGAGGAGGGCGAGGAGGAGGTCGCCTAAATCACACCAACCTGCCGAGATATTGGTCTACTCCATTTACCGCCCCCcaaccacacacacatttcatcCTTCTCATCAACAAACCAATGCTTTCCAGAACAAACAAACTGTTGTTCACATCCTCATTATCCATCGACAACAGTGCCAAGTTTGAAACAAGTGACATTTCAAtgaattttaaacattttgtttgacTTTTGTGTTTCTGAATGTTCCAAACCATCAAATCCCCCTCACAGCCAAGTGAAACTTAAGTGATTTTTTACTGTGAAGCCTTCAGATTTGA is a window from the Myxocyprinus asiaticus isolate MX2 ecotype Aquarium Trade chromosome 13, UBuf_Myxa_2, whole genome shotgun sequence genome containing:
- the LOC127450717 gene encoding tubulin beta-4B chain-like, translating into MREIVHLQAGQCGNQIGAKFWEVISDEHGIDPTGTYHGDSDLQLDRISVYYNEATGGKYVPRAILVDLEPGTMDSVRSGPFGQIFRPDNFVFGQSGAGNNWAKGHYTEGAELVDSVLDVVRKEAESCDCLQGFQLTHSLGGGTGSGMGTLLISKIREEYPDRIMNTFSVVPSPKVSDTVVEPYNATLSVHQLVENTDETYCIDNEALYDICFRTLKLTTPTYGDLNHLVSATMSGVTTCLRFPGQLNADLRKLAVNMVPFPRLHFFMPGFAPLTSRGSQQYRSLSVPELTQQMFDAKNMMAACDPRHGRYLTVAAVFRGRMSMKEVDEQMLNVQNKNSSYFVEWIPNNVKTAVCDIPPRGLKMAATFIGNSTAIQELFKRISEQFTAMFRRKAFLHWYTGEGMDEMEFTEAESNMNDLVSEYQQYQDATAEEGEFEEEGEEEVA